The genomic DNA CGTTCGGTTAGCGGATGAAACGGGGGCGGAGCAACCAGCTACCACTCAGGCGGATGCCACCACCGATCCAGCGTACCAACAGTTAAACCAGCAACTCACCGAGTTGAAACGGCAACTCCAGGAGTTACAACAACGTTCAGTGGCCCGTCCCGCACCGACAACTGCTACTCAAACGCAGGCAGCACCGAAACGAACGGTGCCCAATCAGCAGGGAACGCCCGAGCTTGACGTCCAGGGAATTTTTGCGGTGCTTGATGCGGCCACGAAACCAGCCTTAGAACAGTATCGCAGTCAGTGGGATGCTTTGTTACAATTGTTAAGTGTCACCCAACGGGCGGTCTTGCACGTGGCGCGCCCTGTCGCTGCTAGTGAAAATGGGGTTGTAATCGCGTTTGACTACGGGTTCTTGTACCAAAAAGCGGGGAGTGATGACCAGTTACTGGCGGACGTAAACCGGGGACTTGAACAATTACTGGGAAAGACGCCGACGGTTTTGTTTGTGCCAAAGGAATCATGGCCGAACCTGCGGCAGGAATACTTGCAACAACATTCCCGCAAACCGGAACCCGCGGCGCCAGCGACTAAACCGGCGCAACCAACGGAAGCGGAACCGCGTAACGTGCGTAAGGCTAAGGAACTGTTTGGTGATGAATTAGTTGATGTTCAAGATGATTAAAAAGTAAGGAGTTAGCAAAATGGCAATGAACGGAATGAACATGGGAAAATTGATGCAACAAGCACAGGAAATGCAACGAAAGATGAGTGCCCAACAAAGTGAGATTGAAAAGCAAGAATTTACGGGAACGGCCCCAGACGGATTAGTAACGGCCACCTTCACGGGAGCGCGGCAAATGAAGGATCTTCAAATTAAACCAGAAGCAATTGATCCGGATGATCCAGACATGCTATCAGACTTAGTGATTAGCGCTGTTAACGATGCCCTCGGGCAAATTGATGAAACAACGAAGAGTAAAATGGGGCAGTTTACCCAAGGAATGAACATTCCAGGACTTTAATTGTAAAGAAGGGGTTTAGATGCAATACCCAGAACCAGTTGCAAAGCTGATTGATGGTTACATGCACCTCCCTGGGATTGGGGAGAAAACGGCCACCCGGTTAGCGTTTTATACCATTGATATGCCCAAGGATGAGGTGCAACAATTTGCCCAAGCACTGTTGGATACTAAGGGCAAACTTACGGTTTGCTCGATTTGTGGCAATATTACCGAAACGGATCCCTGTGAAATTTGTAGCGACCCAATGAGAGACCAGTCCCAGGTCTTGGTGGTGGAACAACCAAAAGACATCGCGACGATGGAAAAAATGAAGGATTATCACGGCTTGTACCACGTACTCCATGGGGTGTTGTCCCCAATGGAGGGCAAGGGTCCCGATGATATCAACATCAGCTCGCTGATTAAACGGTTACAGCAAAACGAACAGATTAAAGAGGTCATCATTGCGACGAATGCAACCCCAGAAGGAGACGCAACGGCCATGTACCTCGCCCGGTTGCTTAAGCCCGCTGGGTTGAAAGTAACACGCCTCGCGCGGGGCTTAGCGGTCGGAAGCGACATTGAATATGCCGATGAAATGACCCTCTTTCGGGCCGTTGAAGGACGAACAGAAATGTGAGGTTAGGATGTTTAATTTTTGGTGGCAGAAAAACTTTGAAAAGCGGTACGATGAAGCATTACTGCAGTCCTTGAACCTATTAAAGGAAGACTGGGATCAGGCGCAGCAGACGGAAGCCGCGGTAGCCGACGTTGATTCCCAGGTCCAGGCGCAAACCAAACTCGCCAAGCAGAAGTTTGAGTTTATGTACCGGCAGGCCCGGTTCCGGGACATTAAAAATGATCACATTCAATCGAGTGTGTATGATTCATAATGACAAGCAGCGTTTACGATGATTGAGCGCTGCTTTTTGATTGGTAGGCCTGATTAGGGATTGCAACTCATACTATATAGTGTATAATATCAACCAAACTAACTAATAATTATTATTAGTCCAAAGGAGAACTTAATGGCCTATTTACAGTTACAAGATATCCACAAGTCGTATCAAGTTGACCATCAGGAATTCCACGTTTTAAACGGGATTAATTTGGCCTTTGAACGCGGCGAGTTTGTTTCTATTCTCGGGGAATCTGGTGGAGGGAAAACCACCCTGATGAACATCATTGCGGGGCTGGACAGCCACTACACGGGAGACGTATTGTTAAACGGGAAATCGTTGAAACGGGACACCCCGAAGGAACTGGATCAATACCGCCGCAGTACGATTGGGTTTGTCTTTCAGAGTTTTAACCTAATTAGTCACCTGACGATTCGGGATAACGTATTGGTGTCGTTAGAAATGACCAACCTATCGCACCACGAGCAACTAAAGCGGGCTGACCACTTGTTAGACCAAGTTGGGCTTTCCGATCACAAGAATAAGTACCCGAACCAACTTTCGGGGGGACAGAAGCAACGGGTTTCGATCGCACGGGCGTTAGCATCTGATCCAGACATCATCATTGCGGATGAACCAACTGGAGCGCTTGATGCCGAGAATACCGATGAAATTTTGCAATTACTAAATCAGATTGCTAAGGATGGCAAACTGGTCATCGCGGTGACCCACTCGCAGGTCGTGGCTAACTACGGAACGCGGATTGTGCACCTCGCGAACGGGTTAATCGATGACGATCGGGTGTTAAAACCGGCTTATCCAGTGGAAACCACGCCCAAGCCATTTCGGGATAAAGTGGCTAGTAGCCGGTCAATGGCCACGATGGCCTGGCACCATTTTCGCTACAATTTAAAACGCAACCTCTTAATTATGTTTGGAGCCGCCATCGGAATCTTTAGCGTGATTTTGATGCTCGGGTTAGGCAATGGAACCAAGGGCTACATTAACCACGAAATTTATTCACAGATTAATCCCAACACCATTCAAGTGGCTAAAAACGTCAATGCGGATAACCCCACTCCTAAGGAGATGCGCTTAACGACTCACGATCAAAAACGCTTGGCTAACATTGCGGGGGTAAAACACGTGACCCCCGGCTACTTTGCCGCTGGTGGGGGACAGCTGAAGAGTGGTCAACAAACGGTGACCTTGAGCTTGCTGCAAACCTTTGATAACACGTTGCGAAAATCCAGCATTAAGGCCGGCCACGCGCCCCAGCAGAATGAGATTCTGATTAGTAAGAAGGAAGCTAAGCAACTGAATAAGCAGCATCCTAACCAAGTGGTGGGGCAGAAGGCGACCTTGTACTTAAACATTGCCAACGATCAGACGCAGGCACCACAAGTGCTGCAACAAGAAGTTACCATTAGTGGAGTGACGGATAGCAACAACCTACCGGATGCCGTTAGTTATGGCACCCTAAAGGCCATGCACCAAGCCGCTAACGTGCCGTTTGGACCTAACTATCTGGCCGTTGATATTACAGGGGGAGTCCAAAACGTCCAACCGGTTCAAAAGCAGATTAAGGCGTTGGAAAACAGCAAGCACAAGCAGGCCTACCAGATTACGGGGGCCGGTTCGATTGTTTCCATTCTGAATACCTACGTGAACCTCGCCGTAGCCGTCTTGACTTCCATCGCGGCCATCTCGCTCTTGGTGTCAGCCATCATGATTATCGTGGTGCTGTACATCAGTGTTTCCGAGCGGACCAAGGAAATCGGAATTTTACGTGCCCTCGGCTTTTCCAAGGGGAACATTCGGAAGTTATTTATCTTTGAAGCTGTCTTCCTCGGCTTTTTCTCGGCCCTGGTTGCCATCGTGTTAGCCTACCTCGTGGAATGGGGCGTAAACTCATTATCGCAAAGCGGAATTCACTACCACATTATGCAAATTTCTGTGGGGAACGCCA from Fructilactobacillus ixorae includes the following:
- a CDS encoding YbaB/EbfC family nucleoid-associated protein, whose amino-acid sequence is MNGMNMGKLMQQAQEMQRKMSAQQSEIEKQEFTGTAPDGLVTATFTGARQMKDLQIKPEAIDPDDPDMLSDLVISAVNDALGQIDETTKSKMGQFTQGMNIPGL
- a CDS encoding ABC transporter ATP-binding protein/permease: MAYLQLQDIHKSYQVDHQEFHVLNGINLAFERGEFVSILGESGGGKTTLMNIIAGLDSHYTGDVLLNGKSLKRDTPKELDQYRRSTIGFVFQSFNLISHLTIRDNVLVSLEMTNLSHHEQLKRADHLLDQVGLSDHKNKYPNQLSGGQKQRVSIARALASDPDIIIADEPTGALDAENTDEILQLLNQIAKDGKLVIAVTHSQVVANYGTRIVHLANGLIDDDRVLKPAYPVETTPKPFRDKVASSRSMATMAWHHFRYNLKRNLLIMFGAAIGIFSVILMLGLGNGTKGYINHEIYSQINPNTIQVAKNVNADNPTPKEMRLTTHDQKRLANIAGVKHVTPGYFAAGGGQLKSGQQTVTLSLLQTFDNTLRKSSIKAGHAPQQNEILISKKEAKQLNKQHPNQVVGQKATLYLNIANDQTQAPQVLQQEVTISGVTDSNNLPDAVSYGTLKAMHQAANVPFGPNYLAVDITGGVQNVQPVQKQIKALENSKHKQAYQITGAGSIVSILNTYVNLAVAVLTSIAAISLLVSAIMIIVVLYISVSERTKEIGILRALGFSKGNIRKLFIFEAVFLGFFSALVAIVLAYLVEWGVNSLSQSGIHYHIMQISVGNAIFGLAISVIICLLAALLPARKAAKVDPIVSLSAE
- the recR gene encoding recombination mediator RecR gives rise to the protein MQYPEPVAKLIDGYMHLPGIGEKTATRLAFYTIDMPKDEVQQFAQALLDTKGKLTVCSICGNITETDPCEICSDPMRDQSQVLVVEQPKDIATMEKMKDYHGLYHVLHGVLSPMEGKGPDDINISSLIKRLQQNEQIKEVIIATNATPEGDATAMYLARLLKPAGLKVTRLARGLAVGSDIEYADEMTLFRAVEGRTEM
- a CDS encoding YaaL family protein; the encoded protein is MFNFWWQKNFEKRYDEALLQSLNLLKEDWDQAQQTEAAVADVDSQVQAQTKLAKQKFEFMYRQARFRDIKNDHIQSSVYDS